The following coding sequences are from one Streptomyces sp. NBC_01294 window:
- a CDS encoding tetratricopeptide repeat protein: protein MHEESTGAERAGTDGAAADAERAAGAGADAALAELRDHLADALAGKRLTKTQLATRTGLSRTTVQLAFQGGATPPSATTVATLARALGLAEDELLELRRRAAAAPACDTQPAPQAARQTTPQGEAATGAEPVPGQPITDWNPHDLEVHPAGLAPAGHGADAGTPPLPGYVRRRHDDVLARAVRSAVQGHSRMVVLVGTSSTGKTRACWEAVQPLANEGWRLWHPFDPTRADAALEDLQRVRPRTVVWLNEAQHYFGDSLAGERIAAAVHALLAHPGRAPVLVLGTMWPEYERQYTALPTPGRPDQHSRVRELLAGRTLTVPDSFDAQALRAAAVLAKDGDQLLADTLTRAGIHGQVTQDLAGAPELLRRYEHGTPAARAVTEAAMDARRLGAGLHLPQAFLIDAATDYLSDGDYGDLGDDWAEAAFAELARPVHGKKAPLHRAAARPRREPPSSLSPSPSPSPSPSPSPSPTPVSAGTVFRLADYLEQHGHTARRALCPPASFWHAAHTHLTHADDLNNLADAAFIRNRLQWEHHLRSKSAGAGHTSALLRLAELREDTGDRDGAEALYRQLAADGHAYALLRLAGLRGSAGDLDGAETLYRQLADAGDPFALPRMARLREEAGDLDGVEALYQELADTGDTHALVRVAGLREEAGDLDGAEALYQRLADAGDTYAFFRRAWLRERAGDPDGAEALYLQAAEAGHTSALVRLAGLRASAGDLEGAETLYRQLVDAGDTYALFRLARLREEAGDSDGAETSTSRRPTPSTPAPWSAWPGCGRTPATSTAPKPSTGGWPTAARPSPCSTPR from the coding sequence GTGCACGAGGAATCGACCGGGGCCGAGCGGGCGGGTACCGACGGGGCGGCAGCCGATGCGGAGCGTGCTGCCGGAGCGGGCGCCGATGCGGCGCTTGCCGAACTGAGGGACCACCTGGCCGATGCGCTGGCCGGCAAGCGGCTGACCAAGACCCAGCTCGCGACGCGTACGGGGCTGAGCCGCACCACCGTGCAGCTGGCGTTCCAGGGAGGTGCGACTCCTCCGTCGGCGACCACGGTGGCGACGCTGGCTCGTGCGCTGGGTCTGGCGGAGGACGAGTTGCTGGAACTCCGGCGACGCGCGGCCGCGGCGCCCGCCTGCGACACTCAGCCGGCCCCGCAGGCGGCCCGGCAGACGACCCCCCAGGGTGAGGCCGCGACCGGTGCCGAGCCGGTACCGGGCCAGCCGATCACCGATTGGAACCCCCACGACCTCGAGGTCCACCCGGCCGGACTCGCACCTGCAGGTCACGGCGCGGACGCCGGCACGCCTCCGCTGCCCGGCTACGTACGCCGGCGCCACGACGACGTACTCGCCCGGGCGGTACGAAGCGCGGTGCAGGGGCACAGCCGCATGGTCGTGCTGGTCGGAACCTCCTCGACCGGAAAGACCAGAGCGTGCTGGGAAGCGGTCCAGCCCCTCGCGAACGAAGGGTGGCGGCTGTGGCACCCCTTCGATCCGACCCGCGCCGACGCCGCACTGGAGGACCTCCAACGCGTCCGCCCGCGCACCGTCGTGTGGCTGAACGAGGCACAGCACTACTTCGGCGACTCCCTGGCCGGCGAGCGCATCGCGGCCGCCGTGCACGCCCTGCTGGCCCACCCCGGCCGGGCACCCGTCCTGGTCCTGGGGACCATGTGGCCCGAGTACGAGCGCCAGTACACCGCCCTGCCCACACCCGGCCGGCCGGATCAGCACAGCCGGGTCCGCGAGCTCCTGGCCGGACGCACCCTCACCGTCCCCGACAGCTTCGACGCGCAAGCGCTGCGGGCCGCAGCCGTACTGGCCAAGGACGGCGATCAGCTGCTGGCCGACACCCTCACCCGGGCAGGCATCCACGGGCAGGTGACACAGGACCTGGCCGGTGCCCCCGAACTCCTGCGCCGCTACGAACACGGCACGCCGGCCGCCAGGGCCGTCACGGAGGCCGCGATGGACGCCCGCCGCCTTGGCGCGGGGCTGCACCTGCCGCAGGCATTCCTGATCGACGCCGCGACCGACTACCTGAGTGACGGCGACTACGGGGATCTCGGCGACGACTGGGCGGAGGCCGCCTTCGCCGAGCTGGCCCGCCCCGTCCACGGCAAGAAGGCTCCGCTGCACCGAGCCGCCGCCCGCCCGAGGCGCGAGCCTCCGAGCAGCCTGTCCCCGTCCCCGTCTCCGTCCCCGTCTCCGTCCCCGTCCCCGTCCCCGACGCCGGTGTCGGCAGGGACGGTGTTCCGGCTGGCCGACTACCTCGAACAGCACGGCCACACCGCCCGCCGCGCCCTGTGCCCCCCTGCTTCGTTCTGGCACGCGGCTCACACCCACCTCACCCACGCGGACGACCTCAACAACCTCGCCGACGCCGCCTTCATCCGGAACCGCCTCCAGTGGGAGCACCACCTCCGCAGCAAGAGCGCCGGCGCCGGGCACACCTCCGCACTGCTGCGCCTGGCAGAACTGCGGGAGGACACGGGGGACCGGGACGGGGCCGAGGCCCTCTACCGGCAGCTCGCGGCCGACGGCCACGCCTACGCACTGCTCCGCCTCGCCGGGCTGCGGGGGAGCGCCGGCGACCTCGACGGCGCCGAGACCCTCTACCGGCAACTGGCCGACGCAGGGGACCCCTTCGCGCTGCCACGGATGGCACGGCTGCGGGAAGAAGCGGGCGACCTCGACGGCGTCGAAGCCCTCTACCAGGAGCTGGCCGACACGGGGGACACCCACGCCCTGGTCCGCGTGGCCGGTCTGCGGGAAGAGGCCGGCGACCTCGACGGCGCCGAGGCCCTCTACCAGCGGTTGGCCGATGCGGGCGACACCTACGCATTCTTCCGCCGAGCATGGCTCCGGGAGCGGGCAGGGGACCCCGACGGCGCCGAAGCCCTGTACCTGCAGGCTGCCGAGGCCGGCCACACCTCCGCACTGGTGCGACTCGCCGGGCTGCGGGCGAGCGCCGGCGACCTCGAAGGAGCCGAAACGCTCTACCGGCAGCTGGTCGACGCCGGTGACACCTACGCCCTCTTCCGCCTGGCACGGCTGCGGGAAGAGGCCGGGGACTCCGACGGCGCCGAAACCTCTACGAGCAGGCGGCCGACGCCATCAACCCCGGCACCCTGGTCCGCCTGGCCAGGTTGCGGGAGGACGCCGGCGACCTCGACGGCGCCGAAGCCCTCTACCGGAGGCTGGCCGACAGCGGCCAGACCGTCGCCCTGCTCCACCCCTCGATGA
- a CDS encoding NAD(P)/FAD-dependent oxidoreductase — protein sequence MTKPENTEQHDDNYNTNNTNNYDVVIGGSGLAGSAAAILLARRGVRVALLERRSDPEAYKVLCTHSLTANAYPVLDQLGLVPALEKAGAVRNEARWYTRWGWIEPRAAPGGPELPYAYNIRRSILDPLIRSHAAHTPGVDLLLGHQVSGLVREGGRTVGVRASTPRGEREIRARLVVGADGKDSAVANYAGVPARQYENARFGYLAHYRNLPLHGGIGQTWFLEPDMAYAFPNDDGVTVIAVLPDKKRLPAFREDLEGSFSAFVRALPEAPPIDSAERITKIIGLVNYPLHSRQPTAPGLALIGDAALTGDPLWGVGCGWALESAHWLAEAVAPAAAGRGNLDKSLMLYARRHRRRLRGHQYLAADFARARPFNPMERLMFSAAARDASVARHMHRFASRLIGPLHFLNPAALAKAALVNIKHHRSATPPAHLSPTRP from the coding sequence ATGACCAAGCCCGAGAACACGGAACAACACGACGACAACTACAACACCAACAACACCAACAACTACGACGTCGTCATAGGCGGATCCGGCCTCGCGGGCAGTGCCGCGGCGATCCTGCTCGCTCGACGCGGTGTCCGCGTCGCACTGCTGGAACGCCGCTCGGACCCCGAAGCGTACAAAGTGCTGTGCACCCACTCCCTCACTGCCAACGCCTACCCGGTGCTCGACCAACTCGGCCTCGTCCCCGCCCTGGAGAAGGCGGGAGCCGTCCGCAACGAGGCCCGCTGGTACACCCGTTGGGGATGGATCGAGCCGAGGGCCGCGCCAGGGGGACCCGAGCTGCCGTACGCGTACAACATCCGGCGCAGCATCCTCGACCCGTTGATCAGGTCCCACGCGGCGCACACCCCTGGTGTCGACCTGCTCCTCGGCCATCAGGTGTCCGGGCTGGTCCGGGAAGGCGGGCGAACCGTGGGGGTGCGCGCGTCGACACCCCGGGGCGAGCGCGAGATCCGGGCCCGCCTGGTGGTTGGCGCCGACGGCAAGGACTCGGCCGTGGCGAATTACGCCGGGGTGCCCGCCCGGCAGTACGAGAACGCGCGCTTCGGCTATCTCGCGCACTACCGCAACCTTCCGCTGCACGGCGGGATCGGTCAAACCTGGTTCCTCGAGCCGGACATGGCGTACGCGTTTCCCAACGACGACGGGGTAACGGTCATCGCGGTGCTCCCGGACAAGAAGCGGCTGCCGGCCTTCCGGGAAGACCTGGAGGGCAGCTTCTCCGCATTCGTCCGCGCCCTGCCCGAGGCACCGCCCATCGACTCCGCCGAGCGCATCACGAAGATCATCGGCTTGGTCAACTACCCGCTGCACAGCCGCCAGCCGACCGCACCGGGCCTCGCGCTCATCGGCGACGCCGCCCTGACCGGCGACCCCCTGTGGGGCGTGGGATGCGGGTGGGCTCTGGAGTCCGCGCACTGGCTGGCCGAGGCGGTCGCCCCGGCCGCGGCCGGTCGCGGAAACCTCGACAAGTCGCTCATGCTGTACGCCCGCAGACACCGCCGCCGGCTGCGAGGACACCAGTACCTGGCCGCCGACTTTGCCAGGGCCCGCCCGTTCAACCCCATGGAGCGCCTGATGTTCTCGGCGGCGGCGCGCGACGCGTCGGTGGCACGGCACATGCACCGGTTCGCATCCCGCCTGATCGGCCCCCTGCACTTCCTGAACCCCGCGGCCCTGGCCAAGGCTGCGCTCGTCAACATCAAGCACCACAGGTCGGCCACCCCACCCGCACACCTGTCCCCCACGAGGCCGTGA